A window of the Rhodoferax sp. GW822-FHT02A01 genome harbors these coding sequences:
- the rpmC gene encoding 50S ribosomal protein L29 → MTKAAELRQKDVAGLKDEVKALQKAHFGLRMQKATQQLNNTATLRLARRDIARAKTILVEKQSAEKSAK, encoded by the coding sequence ATGACGAAAGCTGCTGAACTGCGCCAAAAAGACGTTGCCGGCCTGAAAGACGAAGTCAAAGCGCTGCAAAAAGCACACTTTGGCCTGCGTATGCAAAAAGCCACGCAACAACTCAACAACACCGCTACGCTGCGCCTCGCGCGCCGCGATATTGCTCGCGCCAAGACCATTCTTGTCGAGAAGCAAAGCGCTGAAAAATCCGCCAAATAA
- the tuf gene encoding elongation factor Tu has product MAKEKFTRTKPHVNVGTIGHVDHGKTTLTAAITTVLAQKFGGLAKAYDQIDAAPEEKARGITINTAHVEYETANRHYAHVDCPGHADYVKNMITGAAQMDGAILVVSAADGPMPQTREHILLARQVGVPYIIVFLNKCDMVDDAELLELVEMEVRELLDKYEFPGDATPIIHGSAKLAMEGDKGELGEGAIMKLADALDSYIPTPERAVDGAFLMPVEDVFSISGRGTVVTGRVERGIIKVGEEIEIVGIKPTLKTTCTGVEMFRKLLDQGQAGDNVGILLRGTKREEVERGQVLCKPGSIKPHLHFTGEIYVLSKDEGGRHTPFFNNYRPQFYFRTTDVTGAIELPEGKEMVMPGDNVSITVKLINPIAMEEGLRFAIREGGRTVGAGVVAKIIA; this is encoded by the coding sequence ATGGCAAAAGAAAAATTCACGCGTACCAAGCCCCACGTGAACGTGGGCACGATTGGTCACGTTGACCACGGCAAAACCACACTGACAGCGGCCATCACGACGGTTCTGGCGCAGAAGTTTGGCGGCCTGGCCAAGGCGTACGACCAGATCGACGCTGCTCCCGAAGAAAAAGCACGCGGCATTACCATCAACACCGCCCACGTGGAATACGAAACGGCCAACCGCCACTACGCCCACGTGGATTGCCCCGGACACGCCGACTATGTGAAGAACATGATCACCGGTGCTGCCCAGATGGACGGTGCCATTCTGGTGGTTTCCGCAGCCGACGGCCCCATGCCCCAGACCCGCGAGCACATCCTGCTGGCCCGTCAGGTGGGTGTTCCCTACATCATCGTGTTCCTGAACAAGTGCGACATGGTGGACGACGCCGAGCTGCTCGAACTCGTTGAAATGGAAGTGCGCGAGCTGCTGGACAAGTACGAATTCCCCGGCGACGCAACCCCCATCATCCACGGCTCTGCCAAGCTCGCCATGGAAGGCGACAAGGGTGAACTGGGCGAAGGCGCCATCATGAAGCTGGCTGACGCACTGGACTCCTACATCCCCACGCCCGAGCGCGCTGTGGACGGCGCATTCCTGATGCCCGTGGAAGACGTGTTCTCCATCTCCGGCCGCGGTACTGTGGTGACCGGTCGCGTTGAGCGCGGCATCATCAAGGTCGGCGAAGAAATCGAAATCGTAGGTATCAAGCCCACCTTGAAGACCACCTGCACCGGTGTGGAAATGTTCCGCAAGCTGCTGGACCAAGGTCAAGCGGGCGACAACGTGGGTATTCTGCTGCGCGGCACCAAGCGCGAAGAAGTGGAGCGCGGCCAAGTGCTGTGCAAGCCCGGCTCGATCAAGCCGCACCTGCACTTCACGGGTGAGATCTATGTTCTGTCCAAGGACGAAGGTGGCCGTCACACGCCTTTCTTCAACAACTACCGTCCCCAGTTCTACTTCCGTACAACGGACGTGACCGGTGCGATCGAGTTGCCCGAAGGCAAGGAAATGGTGATGCCTGGTGACAACGTGTCCATCACGGTGAAGCTGATCAACCCCATCGCCATGGAAGAAGGCCTGCGTTTCGCTATCCGCGAAGGCGGCCGTACCGTGGGCGCTGGCGTGGTGGCAAAGATCATCGCGTAA
- the rpsQ gene encoding 30S ribosomal protein S17 yields the protein MTEAKKSLKRTLIGKVVSDKRSKTVTVLIERRVKHELYGKIVAKTSKYHAHDEKGEYKLGDVIEITESKPISKTKNWVATRLVEKAAAV from the coding sequence ATGACGGAAGCTAAAAAATCCCTCAAGCGCACCTTGATTGGCAAGGTGGTCAGCGACAAGCGTTCAAAGACAGTGACTGTGCTGATCGAGCGTCGTGTGAAGCACGAGCTTTACGGCAAGATTGTTGCGAAAACCAGCAAGTACCACGCCCATGACGAAAAGGGCGAGTACAAGTTGGGCGACGTGATCGAAATCACGGAGAGCAAGCCTATCTCCAAGACCAAGAACTGGGTTGCGACCCGTTTGGTGGAAAAGGCTGCTGCGGTTTAA
- the rpsS gene encoding 30S ribosomal protein S19 codes for MTRSLKKGPFVDHHLIAKTEKAVATKDKKPIKTWSRRSMILPEFIGLTIAVHNGKQHVPVYITDQMVGHKLGEFALTRTFKGHPADKKVQKK; via the coding sequence ATGACTCGTTCTCTCAAAAAAGGTCCCTTTGTAGACCATCACCTGATTGCCAAGACCGAAAAGGCCGTGGCAACCAAGGACAAGAAGCCGATCAAGACCTGGTCGCGTCGCTCCATGATCCTGCCCGAGTTCATCGGCCTGACCATTGCCGTGCACAACGGCAAGCAGCACGTGCCTGTCTATATCACCGACCAAATGGTAGGCCACAAGTTGGGCGAGTTCGCACTCACCCGTACTTTCAAGGGCCACCCTGCGGACAAAAAAGTCCAGAAGAAATAA
- a CDS encoding GNAT family N-acetyltransferase → MARARGESGLWSDSTGIGVSTAQSDSQLEGIRLLFREYAKALGVDLCFQNFEQELAQLPGEYAPPRGSLLIATVAADDAGCCALRALDTTDYANACEMKRLYVRPQYRGLGLGRKLVEAVLDQARQAGFSCVLLDTLDEMEAARALYDDLGFEEIPPYYFNPIAGAHYLKVDL, encoded by the coding sequence ATGGCTAGAGCACGTGGTGAGTCCGGCCTGTGGTCTGACAGCACCGGTATAGGGGTTTCAACCGCCCAAAGCGACAGTCAGCTCGAAGGCATCCGGCTTCTGTTCCGGGAATACGCCAAGGCTTTGGGAGTGGATTTGTGTTTCCAGAATTTTGAACAGGAACTGGCCCAACTTCCCGGCGAATACGCTCCCCCCAGAGGCAGTCTTTTGATCGCAACGGTGGCCGCGGACGACGCCGGGTGCTGCGCGTTACGTGCCCTGGACACCACCGATTACGCCAATGCCTGTGAAATGAAGCGGCTCTATGTGCGCCCCCAGTACCGTGGTCTGGGCTTGGGACGCAAGCTGGTGGAGGCTGTTCTGGATCAGGCACGCCAAGCTGGTTTTTCCTGTGTGCTACTGGACACCTTGGACGAGATGGAGGCGGCACGCGCGCTCTACGACGATCTGGGTTTTGAGGAAATTCCACCCTACTATTTCAACCCGATTGCAGGCGCCCATTACCTGAAGGTTGATCTATAG
- a CDS encoding DUF4197 domain-containing protein yields the protein MDRRQFNSLTSVTLAGWLVLAMEQARALTLDDLSGADASKGLKTALEKGALSAVALLGKPDGFLGNDKVRIPLPGFLNDAVQLLRTFGQGAKVDELITSMNRAAEAAVPMAKDLLLKAVQNMTVTDAKGILSGGNTAVTDFFASKTRPALADRFLPVVTQATAKVGLADKYNEVAGKASELGLVKKEDANIQKYVTGKTLDGLFFMISEEEKKIRQNPVAYGSAILTKVFGALQ from the coding sequence ATGGATAGACGCCAGTTTAATTCCCTTACTTCCGTAACGCTTGCCGGATGGCTGGTCTTGGCCATGGAACAGGCCCGGGCTCTTACATTGGACGATCTGAGCGGCGCCGACGCCAGCAAAGGTTTGAAAACTGCGCTGGAAAAAGGCGCCTTGTCTGCCGTAGCCCTGCTGGGCAAACCAGACGGATTCCTGGGCAATGACAAAGTGCGTATTCCGTTACCGGGCTTTCTGAATGACGCGGTGCAGTTGTTGCGCACATTCGGTCAAGGTGCGAAGGTCGATGAATTGATCACCTCCATGAACCGTGCCGCCGAAGCCGCGGTACCCATGGCCAAGGATCTGTTGCTGAAGGCCGTGCAAAACATGACCGTGACCGATGCCAAAGGAATCCTGAGCGGCGGCAATACTGCCGTAACGGACTTCTTTGCCAGCAAGACGCGGCCGGCCCTGGCGGACCGATTCCTTCCTGTGGTCACCCAGGCCACGGCCAAAGTGGGATTGGCGGACAAATACAACGAAGTGGCAGGCAAGGCATCCGAACTGGGTCTGGTGAAAAAGGAAGACGCCAACATCCAGAAATACGTCACGGGGAAAACCCTGGATGGACTGTTCTTCATGATTTCCGAAGAAGAAAAGAAGATTCGCCAGAACCCGGTCGCATACGGCAGTGCCATTCTGACCAAAGTGTTTGGCGCCTTGCAGTGA
- the rplV gene encoding 50S ribosomal protein L22, with the protein METRATLRGVRLSVDKGRLVADLIRGKKVDQALNILQFTQKKAAVIIKKVLESAIANAEHNDGADIDELKVKTIYVEQGASLRRFTARAKGRGNQIRKPTCHVYVTVGN; encoded by the coding sequence ATGGAAACACGTGCAACCCTTCGTGGCGTTCGTTTGTCGGTAGACAAAGGTCGCCTGGTCGCGGATCTGATCCGTGGCAAAAAAGTTGATCAAGCCCTGAACATCCTGCAATTCACACAGAAAAAAGCTGCTGTGATCATCAAGAAGGTTCTGGAGTCTGCGATTGCCAATGCTGAGCACAATGACGGTGCCGATATCGACGAATTGAAGGTCAAGACCATCTACGTCGAACAAGGTGCTTCTCTGCGTCGCTTCACGGCCCGCGCCAAAGGTCGCGGAAACCAAATCCGCAAGCCCACGTGCCATGTGTACGTGACGGTTGGTAACTGA
- the rplD gene encoding 50S ribosomal protein L4: MQLELLNDQGQATSKYEAPETVFGREYNEDLVHQVVVAFQANARQGTRAQKDREQVKHSTKKPFKQKGTGRARAGMTSSPLWRGGGRIFPNMPDENFGQKINKKMYRAGMASIFSQLAREGRLAVVDSIKVDSPKTKVLAAKFKAMNLDSVLVIADEVDENLYLASRNLVNVLVVEPRYADPLSLVHYRKVLVTKAAMDKLKEMFA; the protein is encoded by the coding sequence ATGCAGCTCGAACTCCTGAATGACCAAGGCCAGGCCACTTCGAAATACGAAGCGCCCGAGACCGTGTTTGGTCGTGAATACAACGAAGATCTGGTTCACCAGGTCGTGGTGGCTTTCCAGGCTAACGCGCGTCAAGGCACCCGTGCCCAGAAAGACCGCGAACAAGTCAAGCACTCCACCAAGAAGCCGTTCAAGCAAAAGGGAACCGGTCGCGCTCGCGCTGGTATGACTTCCTCGCCTCTGTGGCGCGGAGGCGGTCGTATTTTCCCGAATATGCCCGACGAAAACTTCGGCCAGAAGATCAACAAGAAGATGTACCGCGCTGGTATGGCTTCGATCTTCTCGCAACTCGCCCGCGAAGGCCGTCTGGCCGTGGTGGACTCGATCAAGGTCGACTCTCCCAAGACCAAGGTGCTGGCCGCCAAGTTCAAGGCCATGAACCTGGACTCCGTGCTGGTAATCGCCGACGAAGTCGACGAAAACCTGTACCTGGCATCGCGCAATCTGGTCAATGTGCTGGTGGTCGAGCCTCGTTACGCTGACCCCCTGTCTTTGGTGCACTACCGCAAGGTGCTGGTTACCAAGGCTGCCATGGACAAACTCAAGGAGATGTTCGCATGA
- the rplP gene encoding 50S ribosomal protein L16 translates to MLQPARRKYRKEQKGRNTGIATRGSSVAFGDFGLKCTDRGRLTARQIEAARRAISRHVKRGGRIWIRVFPDKPISQKPAEVRMGNGKGNPEYYVAEIQPGKIVFEIVGVPEELAREAFRLAAAKLPLRTTFVARMIGQ, encoded by the coding sequence ATGTTGCAACCCGCTCGCCGGAAATACCGCAAAGAGCAAAAAGGCCGTAACACCGGTATCGCAACCCGCGGAAGCTCGGTCGCGTTCGGTGACTTCGGTCTCAAATGTACTGACCGCGGCCGTCTGACGGCTCGCCAGATCGAAGCTGCACGTCGTGCAATTTCCCGTCACGTGAAGCGTGGTGGCCGTATCTGGATTCGCGTGTTCCCCGACAAGCCAATCTCCCAGAAGCCTGCTGAAGTGCGTATGGGTAACGGCAAGGGCAATCCCGAGTACTACGTGGCTGAAATCCAGCCCGGAAAAATCGTGTTTGAAATCGTCGGCGTTCCCGAAGAGCTGGCTCGTGAAGCGTTCCGTTTGGCTGCTGCCAAGCTGCCTTTGCGCACCACCTTCGTGGCCCGCATGATCGGTCAGTAA
- the rpsC gene encoding 30S ribosomal protein S3 — protein sequence MGQKIHPTGFRLSVSRNWSSRWYASNRDFAGMLAEDIKVREYLKAKLKNASVSRILIERPAKNARITIFSARPGVVIGKKGEDIENLKRDLGKQLGVPVAVNIEEVRKPEIDAKLIADSITQQLEKRIMFRRAMKRAMQNAMRLGALGIKIMSAGRLNGIEIARTEWYREGRVPLHTLRADIDYGTSEAKTTYGVIGVKVWVYKGDTLGRNDLPAAVEPRAEEERRPRGPRRDDRGGARPSGDRRPAAGARRPAGGNAAPADGSDKPAEALGADNKPAVKRVRKVAAPAAAADGKGE from the coding sequence ATGGGACAAAAAATCCACCCAACCGGCTTTCGCCTGAGCGTCAGCCGTAACTGGTCTTCGCGTTGGTACGCCAGCAACCGTGATTTCGCCGGCATGTTGGCCGAAGACATCAAGGTTCGTGAGTACCTGAAGGCCAAGCTCAAGAACGCGTCCGTTTCGCGCATCTTGATCGAGCGTCCTGCCAAGAACGCACGCATCACCATTTTCTCGGCACGTCCGGGCGTGGTGATCGGCAAGAAGGGCGAAGACATCGAAAACCTCAAGCGCGATCTGGGCAAGCAATTGGGCGTGCCGGTAGCAGTGAACATCGAAGAAGTGCGCAAGCCTGAAATCGATGCCAAGCTGATTGCCGACAGCATCACCCAGCAACTCGAAAAGCGCATCATGTTCCGCCGTGCCATGAAGCGCGCCATGCAAAACGCCATGCGTTTGGGCGCACTGGGCATCAAGATCATGTCTGCCGGTCGTCTGAACGGCATTGAAATCGCTCGTACCGAGTGGTATCGCGAAGGCCGTGTGCCACTGCACACCCTGCGCGCTGACATCGACTACGGAACTTCTGAAGCCAAGACCACCTATGGTGTGATCGGCGTCAAGGTCTGGGTCTACAAGGGTGACACGCTGGGTCGTAACGATCTGCCGGCCGCCGTTGAGCCCCGCGCCGAAGAAGAGCGTCGCCCACGTGGCCCCCGTCGCGATGACCGCGGTGGTGCACGTCCTTCCGGTGACCGTCGCCCTGCTGCTGGTGCCCGTCGTCCTGCAGGTGGCAATGCCGCTCCTGCAGACGGCAGTGACAAGCCTGCAGAAGCACTCGGTGCCGATAACAAACCCGCCGTTAAGCGCGTTCGCAAAGTCGCCGCGCCAGCTGCAGCAGCTGACGGTAAAGGAGAATAA
- the rpsJ gene encoding 30S ribosomal protein S10: MAAKQKIRIRLKAFDYKLIDQSAAEIVDTAKRTGAIVKGPVPLPTRMKRFDILRSPHVNKASRDQFEIRTHQRLMDIVDPTDKTVDALMKLDLPAGVDVEIKLQ, from the coding sequence ATGGCCGCAAAACAAAAGATCCGCATCCGTCTGAAGGCGTTTGATTACAAGCTCATCGACCAGTCGGCCGCTGAAATTGTGGATACCGCCAAGCGCACCGGCGCGATTGTCAAGGGCCCTGTGCCCCTGCCAACACGCATGAAGCGTTTCGACATCCTGCGTTCACCCCACGTGAACAAGGCAAGTCGTGATCAGTTCGAAATCCGTACCCACCAACGTCTGATGGATATCGTAGATCCCACAGACAAGACAGTGGACGCGCTGATGAAGCTGGACCTGCCAGCTGGCGTGGACGTCGAAATCAAGCTGCAATAA
- the rplW gene encoding 50S ribosomal protein L23, whose protein sequence is MSHGPNLSKFDEGRLMQVLVAPIVSEKATMVAEKSNAVTFKVLQDATKYEIKAAVELMFKVEVKGVSVVNTKGKTKRFGKSVGRRDNVRKAYVTLQPGQELNLGGEAA, encoded by the coding sequence ATGAGCCACGGTCCTAATCTGTCCAAATTCGACGAAGGTCGTCTGATGCAAGTGCTGGTCGCTCCCATCGTGTCCGAAAAGGCCACCATGGTTGCCGAAAAAAGCAATGCCGTGACCTTCAAGGTGCTGCAAGACGCCACCAAATATGAAATCAAGGCCGCTGTGGAGTTGATGTTCAAGGTGGAAGTCAAGGGCGTCTCCGTAGTGAACACCAAAGGCAAAACCAAGCGGTTCGGCAAGTCTGTGGGTCGTCGCGACAACGTTCGCAAGGCTTACGTGACCCTGCAACCCGGTCAAGAGCTGAACCTCGGTGGGGAGGCTGCGTAA
- a CDS encoding peroxiredoxin: MIKVGDTLPATTLMEYSEVEGEGCSIGPNAVDVAKATAGKTIALFALPGAFTPTCSAKHVPGYVESAEAFKAAGVDEIWCVSVNDAFVMGAWARDQKTAGKVRMLGDGDATFAKATGLTLDLTGKGLGLRSNRYSMLVKDGKVVTLNVEGPGKFEVSDAATLLAQAKA, encoded by the coding sequence ATGATCAAAGTAGGCGACACACTTCCCGCAACCACATTGATGGAGTACTCGGAAGTGGAAGGTGAAGGCTGCAGCATTGGCCCCAATGCGGTTGATGTAGCCAAGGCCACTGCCGGAAAGACCATTGCCCTGTTTGCCCTGCCAGGCGCATTTACGCCCACCTGCTCTGCCAAGCATGTTCCTGGCTATGTGGAGTCGGCAGAGGCCTTCAAGGCCGCTGGTGTGGATGAAATCTGGTGTGTGAGCGTGAATGATGCGTTCGTGATGGGCGCCTGGGCACGCGACCAGAAGACCGCTGGAAAGGTCCGCATGCTGGGCGATGGCGATGCCACCTTTGCCAAGGCAACGGGACTGACACTGGACCTGACCGGCAAGGGCCTGGGATTGCGCAGCAACCGCTACTCCATGCTGGTCAAGGATGGCAAAGTTGTTACCCTGAATGTGGAAGGCCCTGGCAAGTTTGAAGTGAGTGACGCTGCAACCTTGTTGGCACAGGCAAAGGCCTAA
- the rplB gene encoding 50S ribosomal protein L2 codes for MAVIKIKPTSPGRRGVVKISRDHLYKGAPHAALLEPQFQQAGRNNNGHITTRHKGGGHKHHYRVVDFVRNKDGIPAKVERIEYDPNRSAHIALVCYADGERKYIIAPRGLEVGATILSGSEAPIRVGNTLPIRNIPVGSIIHCVELQVGKGAQIIRSAGTSATLLAREGTYAQVRVRSGEVRKIHIDCRATIGQVANEEHSLRQLGKAGVKRWMGIRPTVRGVVMNPVDHPHGGGEGKTGEGRHAVDPWGNLTKGYRTRNNKRTQVMIVSRRKK; via the coding sequence ATGGCTGTTATCAAAATCAAACCTACTTCCCCAGGCCGTCGTGGCGTGGTGAAGATTTCGCGTGACCACCTGTACAAGGGTGCGCCTCACGCTGCATTGCTGGAGCCCCAATTCCAGCAAGCCGGTCGTAACAACAACGGCCACATCACTACCCGTCACAAAGGCGGCGGACACAAGCACCACTACCGCGTGGTGGACTTTGTTCGCAACAAGGACGGCATTCCTGCCAAGGTTGAGCGTATTGAGTACGATCCGAACCGTTCCGCGCACATCGCTCTGGTGTGCTATGCAGACGGCGAGCGCAAGTACATCATTGCTCCGCGTGGCCTGGAAGTGGGCGCTACCATTCTGAGTGGTTCGGAAGCCCCGATCCGTGTTGGTAACACTCTGCCAATCCGTAACATCCCCGTGGGTTCGATCATCCACTGCGTGGAACTGCAAGTCGGCAAAGGCGCACAGATCATCCGCTCTGCGGGTACATCTGCAACCCTGCTGGCCCGTGAAGGCACCTACGCCCAGGTTCGCGTCCGCTCTGGTGAAGTCCGCAAGATTCACATTGACTGCCGCGCCACCATTGGCCAGGTTGCCAACGAAGAACACAGCCTGCGCCAGCTCGGCAAGGCCGGTGTGAAACGCTGGATGGGTATTCGTCCTACCGTTCGCGGTGTGGTGATGAACCCGGTGGACCACCCCCATGGCGGTGGCGAGGGCAAGACTGGCGAAGGCCGTCATGCAGTCGATCCTTGGGGTAATCTGACCAAGGGTTACCGTACCCGTAACAACAAGCGCACGCAGGTCATGATCGTGTCGCGTCGCAAGAAGTAA
- the rplC gene encoding 50S ribosomal protein L3, protein MSLSNHLGLLGRKVGMMRLFTDDGDAVPVTVVDVSNNRVTQVKTQENDGYVALQVTFGSRKASRVTKPVAGHLAKAGVEAGEIIQEFRVAADTAAKYAAGAQVPVSDVFSVGQKVDVQGTSIGKGYAGTIKRHNMSSQRASHGNSRSHNVPGSIGMAQDPGRVFPGKRMTGHLGDVTKTTQNLDVIRIDEARQLLLIKGAIPGSAGGFVTVRPAVKAKAAKGAN, encoded by the coding sequence ATGAGTCTTAGCAATCACCTAGGGTTGCTGGGTCGCAAGGTTGGCATGATGCGCCTATTCACCGACGACGGGGATGCAGTTCCTGTTACGGTGGTCGACGTTTCCAACAACCGTGTTACTCAGGTCAAAACCCAAGAGAACGATGGCTACGTTGCCCTGCAGGTAACGTTCGGTTCGCGCAAAGCATCGCGCGTAACCAAGCCCGTTGCTGGTCACCTCGCCAAGGCGGGTGTTGAAGCCGGAGAAATCATCCAGGAATTCCGCGTAGCCGCTGATACGGCTGCCAAGTACGCCGCTGGTGCGCAAGTGCCTGTGTCGGACGTGTTTTCCGTGGGTCAAAAGGTGGACGTGCAAGGCACTTCCATCGGTAAAGGCTACGCCGGTACCATCAAGCGTCACAACATGAGCTCGCAGCGCGCCTCGCACGGTAACAGCCGTTCGCACAACGTGCCCGGTTCTATCGGTATGGCACAGGACCCCGGTCGCGTGTTCCCCGGCAAGCGCATGACAGGTCACCTGGGCGACGTCACCAAGACTACCCAGAACCTCGATGTCATCCGCATCGACGAAGCACGTCAACTGCTGCTGATCAAGGGTGCTATCCCTGGATCCGCTGGTGGTTTTGTGACCGTGCGCCCTGCTGTGAAAGCTAAAGCCGCGAAAGGAGCGAACTAA